The genomic stretch ACCACCACCAGCACTCGCAAGCTTTGCCCGGCCGCGACATGGCTGAGCATCGCGCCGTTACGCGCGCCGAGGTTGACCATCTCGCCGGAGCCGCCGGGCATGCTGGAGAAAAACGCCGTGGCGCGATCTTCACCGGTGCGGCGCATCAGCCACACGCCGACCACCGCCGACAGGCTGGTGACCAGCGCCCCGAAGAAGATCAGGCCAAAGTGACTCAGCACCTGCTCCATCACCAGCGGGGTGAAGTGCAGGCCGATGCCGATCCCGACGATCCACTGGCCGCACTTGCGGCCGCCAGGGATTTCCGTCAGTTGCCACGGGGTCAGGCAGCGCACCAGGATGATCGCCAGCAACGAGCCGACCATCCACGGCAGCGGCCAGCCGATCTGGCTGGCGATGTAACCGCCCAGCAGACCGACCAGCGGGGTTCCCCACCAGGTTTTGAAGGACCGATCAAACATCGGCCACAGCACGCCGTGCGACCGAACGTTTACGCCAGATGCGGATGATCGGCACCAGCAGCATCGCCACGATCAGCCCCCAGACGCTGAGGGTGATCCCGCTCGACCAGAGGATGTCCAGCGAACCGTTGGAGATCGACAGCGCGCGACGCAGGTTTTGCTCCATCAGACCGCCGAGGATGAACCCCAGCAGCACCGGCGACAGCGGGAAATCGAGCTTGCGCAGGATGTAGCCGAAGATACCGATGCCGATCATCAGGAACAGATCGAACGTGGTCGCATGCACCGCGTACACGCCAATGGCGGTGATGATCGCGATCATCGGCACCAGTGCCCAGTTCGGCACGGCGAGGATGCGGGTGAAGATGCGGATCATCGGGATGTTCAGGATCACCAGCATGATGTTGGCGATGAACAGCGACGCGATCAGGCCCCAGACGATGTCCGGTTGTTGCTGGAACAGCAGCGGGCCGGGGGTGATGTTGTACAGCGACAGCGCGCCGATCATCACCGCCGTGGTGCCCGAACCTGGAACGCCGAGGGTCAGCATCGGCACCAGCGCACCGCAGGCTTCGGCACCGATAGCGGTTTCCGGTGCGGCCAGACCACGCTTGTCGCCCTGTCCGAACTTTCCGTTCGGGCCGGCGATTTTCTTCTCGGTCATGTAGGCCACGGCGCTGGCCAGCGTGGCGCCGGCACCCGGCAATACGCCCATGATGAAACCGAGCACGCCACAGCGCAGGTTCACCGCGAACACCGACGCGGCTTCCTTGAAATTGAACATCATGCGTCCGGTGGCCTTGAACGCTTCCTGGCCACGGTGGGTTTTTTCCAGCAGCAGAAGGATTTCGCTGATGGAGAACAAGCCCAGCACCAACACCACAAACTGGATGCCGTCGGTGAGGTGGATGTTGTCCCCGGTGAAACGATAGACGCCGCTGTTGGCGTCGATCCCGACGGTGGACAGGAACAGGCCGATCAACGCGGCGATGAAGGTTTTCAGCGGTCGGTCACCGGCCATGCCGCCGAGACAGACAATCGCGAACACCATCAACACGAAGTATTCGGCGGGGCCGAAGGCGATCGCCCACTTCGCCAGGATCGGCGCAAAGATCACCATGCCGCAGGTCGCGATGAACGCACCGATGAACGAACTCCAGGCCGACAGTGACAACGCCACACCGGCCAGGCCCTGACGAGCCATCGGGTAACCGTCGAGCGTGGTCATCACGGTGGAGGCTTCGCCCGGGATGTTCAGCAGGATCGAACTGATCCGGCCGCCGTATTCGCAACCCAGGTACACCGCCGCCAGCAGGATCAGCGCCGATTCCGGTGGCAGGCCGAGAGCAAAGGCAATCGGGATCAACAGCGCCACGCCGTTGATCGGACCCAGGCCCGGCAACAGGCCGACGATGGTGCCGATCAAGGTGCCGCTCAGGGCGGTGACGAGGTTGTAGGGCGTCAGCGCGACCCCGAAACCGTGACTCAAATATCCAAGCGTATCCATATCAGTTCTCCAGAACGTCGAGCAGGCCCAGAGGCAGTGGAACGTCCATGACTTTGTCGAACAGCAGGTACAGGCCGATGCTCAGCAAACTGATGATGATCGCGCCGGGCAGCCAGCGGCCGCCGTACAGACGGGCCATCGGGATGCCGACCAGAATGCTGCTGAGGATGAAGCCCAAGGGTTCGAACAGGCCGGCGAACACCACCAGCAGCAACACGCAGACACCGATTTTCTTCAGCGTTTCGCGGTCCAGCGGCGGGTCTTCTTCGGTGTGCTTGATCGGGGAGGGGCGGTAGATCATGTAGACCAGCGCCAGCCCCATCA from Pseudomonas allokribbensis encodes the following:
- a CDS encoding tripartite tricarboxylate transporter permease, which encodes MDTLGYLSHGFGVALTPYNLVTALSGTLIGTIVGLLPGLGPINGVALLIPIAFALGLPPESALILLAAVYLGCEYGGRISSILLNIPGEASTVMTTLDGYPMARQGLAGVALSLSAWSSFIGAFIATCGMVIFAPILAKWAIAFGPAEYFVLMVFAIVCLGGMAGDRPLKTFIAALIGLFLSTVGIDANSGVYRFTGDNIHLTDGIQFVVLVLGLFSISEILLLLEKTHRGQEAFKATGRMMFNFKEAASVFAVNLRCGVLGFIMGVLPGAGATLASAVAYMTEKKIAGPNGKFGQGDKRGLAAPETAIGAEACGALVPMLTLGVPGSGTTAVMIGALSLYNITPGPLLFQQQPDIVWGLIASLFIANIMLVILNIPMIRIFTRILAVPNWALVPMIAIITAIGVYAVHATTFDLFLMIGIGIFGYILRKLDFPLSPVLLGFILGGLMEQNLRRALSISNGSLDILWSSGITLSVWGLIVAMLLVPIIRIWRKRSVARRAVADV
- a CDS encoding tripartite tricarboxylate transporter TctB family protein, producing MLVQRIFASVLLLACVSLILMAWPYQAPFSYEPIGPRAFPLLMLGLMGLALVYMIYRPSPIKHTEEDPPLDRETLKKIGVCVLLLVVFAGLFEPLGFILSSILVGIPMARLYGGRWLPGAIIISLLSIGLYLLFDKVMDVPLPLGLLDVLEN